A portion of the Polaribacter cellanae genome contains these proteins:
- a CDS encoding transposase — MKCNTAFQFFPLSENYDAHYARFLEGDLGKIYSAIPWNDLVSSFGISEQSKGRNYLFSPKGRLGLMFLKHYANCSDRKLIEQLNSNLDYQFFCDIELGFERLTNYKIVSQIRCELAEKLDINSIEKILFNSWKNEIENPNQIVMDATCYESEVRYPSIQKLLWESVHWLYNQLRKTCSILGVKMIRSKYIKWKKRYQGFSKMRRKTKSKRISLTRGLLNLLSKFINFEKELSENHNIEFIALYYKRINTIQRIYKQQKDHFDTGEKIKDRIVSIQKDYIRPIVRGKEVKPVEFGAKVNKVQIDGISFIEHINFNAFHEGNRFIQTVQKAQGLTRKKVKIAGADKIYATNKNRKHCSSKNIETDFIPKGKKPKNHKEKKQLRAIIAKERATRLEGSFGKDKEYYHLRKIKAKTKKNEILWIFFGIHTGNALEIGRRKIAKTAQQVV; from the coding sequence CTGAAATGCAACACCGCATTTCAATTTTTTCCCCTCAGCGAGAATTATGATGCTCATTATGCGCGATTTTTAGAGGGAGATTTAGGTAAAATCTACTCTGCAATTCCTTGGAATGATTTAGTTAGCTCTTTTGGTATTTCTGAACAATCAAAAGGGAGAAACTATCTTTTTAGTCCTAAAGGAAGACTAGGTTTAATGTTTTTAAAACATTATGCTAATTGTTCAGATAGAAAATTGATTGAGCAACTAAACTCGAATTTAGACTATCAATTTTTCTGTGATATAGAACTAGGTTTTGAACGCTTAACAAACTATAAAATAGTGAGCCAAATACGTTGTGAATTAGCAGAGAAACTCGATATTAATTCCATAGAAAAAATTCTATTCAACTCTTGGAAAAACGAAATTGAAAACCCCAATCAAATTGTAATGGATGCTACTTGTTATGAAAGTGAAGTTCGTTACCCTAGCATCCAAAAATTACTTTGGGAGTCGGTTCATTGGTTGTACAATCAATTACGTAAAACCTGCTCTATATTAGGGGTTAAAATGATTAGAAGTAAATATATCAAGTGGAAAAAACGTTATCAAGGATTTAGTAAAATGCGAAGAAAAACCAAGTCGAAACGTATTTCATTAACCCGAGGTTTACTCAATCTGTTAAGTAAATTTATCAACTTTGAAAAAGAGTTGTCAGAAAATCACAATATTGAGTTTATAGCTTTGTATTATAAGCGAATAAATACAATTCAAAGGATTTACAAACAACAAAAAGATCATTTTGATACAGGAGAAAAAATCAAAGATAGAATTGTAAGCATTCAAAAGGATTATATTCGTCCTATTGTTCGAGGAAAGGAAGTAAAACCTGTTGAATTTGGAGCAAAAGTTAACAAAGTTCAAATTGATGGAATTAGCTTTATCGAACATATTAACTTTAATGCATTTCATGAAGGAAATCGTTTTATTCAAACAGTCCAAAAAGCACAAGGATTAACTCGAAAAAAAGTAAAAATAGCTGGAGCAGATAAAATTTATGCCACCAATAAAAATAGAAAACACTGTAGTTCTAAGAACATAGAAACAGACTTTATCCCCAAGGGAAAAAAGCCGAAAAATCATAAAGAAAAAAAGCAACTTAGAGCTATTATCGCAAAAGAAAGAGCTACAAGATTAGAAGGTTCTTTTGGAAAGGATAAAGAATATTATCACTTACGAAAAATAAAAGCCAAAACTAAAAAGAATGAAATTCTATGGATATTCTTTGGAATACACACAGGGAATGCTCTTGAAATTGGCCGAAGAAAAATAGCTAAAACAGCACAACAAGTAGTCTAA
- a CDS encoding helix-turn-helix domain-containing protein, which translates to MEDVLINLGKELKRIRLSKGLNLKEVAKMSDVSIGLISKIENFRTTPSLPVLLKIMQSLDINLSELNLSTSKVDKYILIKKGEGEIEERDDSKGLEYTFLFSHAIPTSNLRTYIIKIKEGIYRKPVAGDTYEIAYVLQGKLDYILDKEIITLNEGDILFYDGIFPLGWNTKYATNATLLKMYLIKKQ; encoded by the coding sequence ATGGAAGATGTACTTATAAACTTAGGAAAAGAATTAAAAAGAATTAGGTTAAGTAAGGGGTTAAACCTTAAAGAAGTTGCTAAAATGAGTGATGTTAGTATAGGACTTATCTCTAAAATTGAAAATTTTAGAACAACTCCTTCTCTTCCTGTTCTTTTAAAAATAATGCAATCTTTAGATATAAATTTATCAGAGTTAAACTTATCTACTTCAAAAGTAGACAAGTACATTCTTATTAAAAAAGGTGAAGGTGAAATTGAAGAACGGGATGATTCGAAAGGTTTAGAATATACTTTTCTATTTTCCCACGCTATCCCCACGAGTAATCTAAGAACTTATATCATTAAAATAAAAGAAGGTATTTACAGAAAACCCGTTGCTGGCGATACTTATGAAATTGCTTATGTACTTCAAGGTAAATTAGATTATATACTTGATAAAGAAATTATAACTTTAAATGAGGGTGATATTTTATTTTATGATGGCATATTTCCATTAGGCTGGAATACAAAATATGCTACCAATGCCACCCTACTTAAAATGTATTTGATTAAAAAACAATGA
- the phnA gene encoding phosphonoacetate hydrolase, whose amino-acid sequence MKINNRNYPNQNKTIIGICMDGTSYPYYEAAKDVMPNLQRFIKEGSFGMVKSVIPSFTNPNNMAITTGVPPAINGICGNFYWDTELQKEVMMSDPKYLKVPTILSEKSKNGNKVAVVTAKEKLRRMLSHNLEGICFSAEFANEATLEGNGIENVEADLMGKERPGIYDPYISVYCIEAGAKLLKRDHYDVMYLTTTDFVQHKYAPGDPEANDFLSKIDYWFGELDKLGAIIGITADHGMEAKTNADGTPKVQFIEKLLNEQNIPTRVILPITDPYVVHHGALGGYGTLYLEDKTQLEAAKTYLLGLDGIEKVLTNAEAVVAYELPADRIGDLVVLSDASTTIGRTPDWHDLDKVKEGLRSHGGEHCQEVPMIFNKKLNAEYAKKLASGKSRNFDLFHFLSNGF is encoded by the coding sequence ATGAAAATCAATAACAGAAATTATCCTAATCAGAATAAAACAATCATTGGAATATGTATGGACGGAACCTCCTACCCATATTATGAAGCCGCTAAAGATGTAATGCCTAATTTACAACGCTTTATAAAAGAAGGTTCTTTTGGTATGGTAAAAAGTGTTATTCCGTCATTTACAAACCCAAATAACATGGCAATTACTACTGGTGTTCCGCCAGCTATAAATGGTATTTGTGGTAACTTTTACTGGGATACAGAGCTTCAAAAAGAAGTAATGATGAGCGATCCAAAATATTTAAAAGTTCCCACTATTTTATCTGAAAAAAGCAAAAACGGAAACAAAGTTGCTGTAGTTACCGCCAAAGAAAAATTAAGACGTATGCTTTCTCATAATTTAGAAGGTATTTGCTTCTCTGCAGAATTTGCTAACGAAGCTACTTTAGAAGGTAATGGCATTGAAAATGTAGAAGCTGACTTAATGGGCAAAGAAAGACCTGGTATTTACGACCCTTATATTTCGGTATATTGTATTGAAGCTGGTGCAAAATTATTAAAACGCGACCATTATGATGTTATGTATTTAACAACTACAGATTTTGTTCAGCATAAATATGCTCCTGGAGACCCAGAAGCAAACGATTTTTTATCTAAGATAGACTATTGGTTTGGAGAATTAGACAAATTAGGTGCTATTATTGGTATTACTGCAGATCATGGAATGGAAGCAAAAACCAATGCAGATGGCACTCCAAAAGTACAGTTCATCGAAAAGTTATTAAACGAACAAAATATTCCTACACGTGTAATTTTACCTATTACAGACCCTTACGTAGTGCATCATGGAGCTCTTGGTGGGTATGGAACCTTGTATTTAGAAGACAAAACTCAATTAGAAGCCGCTAAAACTTATTTACTAGGTTTAGATGGTATTGAAAAAGTATTAACAAATGCTGAAGCTGTTGTAGCTTACGAATTACCTGCCGACAGAATTGGAGATTTAGTAGTTCTCTCAGATGCATCTACAACTATTGGAAGAACTCCAGATTGGCACGACCTAGATAAGGTAAAAGAAGGGTTGCGTTCGCACGGAGGTGAGCATTGCCAAGAAGTTCCTATGATTTTTAATAAAAAACTAAATGCAGAGTATGCTAAAAAATTAGCTTCTGGTAAAAGTAGAAATTTCGATTTGTTCCATTTCTTAAGTAATGGATTTTAA
- a CDS encoding aldehyde dehydrogenase family protein codes for MIEFGSIINGKQEKSNEWIEVFNPFTKKKVGRVSSISTERLDEVLRETKNTKITLTRYERYEILNKIADELENRVDEVSQMITDETGLCLKDTRYEASRVSDVLRFSAMKALDDDSQVFPCDVSKNGKPRRIYTTRVPLGLISAITPFNHPMNQVVHKIAPAIATNNTVVLKPSERTPLSAYYFTQLALDCGLPPNMLNCINGKDIQATSEMMTVHPDISMVSFTGGSEIGKIIASKIGYKKIILELGGSSALLILKDADIDEAVEVTMNGTFKNSAQRCTAVRRILVHNSIADEYATKLADKVRAIKYGNPYDANNDMGTVITEEAAAEMERRVKKAIENGAICLAGNKREGALFAPTVLDHIKNSHEVVAKETFGPVAPIIRFETLDEAIDIANDTPYGLSGGVVSNHWPSIQRVITELDTGTVNVNEAPSYRLEWTPFGGVKDSGLGYKEGVIEAMKGYTYVKTYSLPWDIA; via the coding sequence ATGATTGAATTTGGAAGTATAATCAACGGAAAACAAGAAAAAAGTAATGAGTGGATAGAAGTTTTTAACCCGTTTACTAAGAAAAAAGTAGGACGTGTTTCTTCAATATCTACAGAACGCTTAGACGAAGTTTTAAGAGAAACAAAAAACACTAAAATTACACTTACACGTTACGAACGTTACGAAATTTTAAACAAAATAGCAGACGAGTTAGAAAATCGTGTAGACGAAGTAAGCCAAATGATTACAGACGAAACAGGGCTTTGTTTAAAAGATACTCGCTATGAAGCAAGTCGCGTTTCTGATGTATTGCGCTTCTCTGCTATGAAAGCGTTAGATGATGATTCTCAAGTTTTTCCGTGTGATGTTTCCAAAAACGGAAAACCAAGACGTATTTATACAACACGTGTTCCCTTAGGGTTAATTAGTGCAATTACTCCTTTTAATCATCCCATGAATCAAGTAGTACATAAAATTGCACCAGCAATTGCTACTAATAATACAGTTGTTTTAAAACCATCAGAAAGAACACCACTTTCCGCTTATTATTTTACACAATTGGCTTTAGACTGTGGTTTGCCCCCAAATATGTTAAATTGCATCAATGGTAAAGACATTCAGGCAACTTCAGAAATGATGACTGTGCACCCAGACATTAGTATGGTTTCTTTTACAGGCGGAAGTGAAATTGGTAAAATTATCGCATCAAAAATAGGTTATAAAAAGATAATTTTAGAATTAGGTGGTAGTTCTGCTCTTTTAATTTTGAAAGATGCAGATATAGATGAAGCTGTAGAAGTTACTATGAATGGTACTTTTAAAAACTCAGCACAACGTTGTACTGCCGTTAGAAGAATTTTGGTTCATAATAGTATTGCAGACGAGTATGCTACTAAACTTGCCGATAAAGTAAGAGCTATAAAATATGGCAACCCATATGATGCAAATAACGATATGGGCACTGTAATTACAGAAGAAGCAGCTGCAGAAATGGAACGTCGTGTAAAAAAAGCAATTGAAAACGGTGCAATTTGCCTTGCAGGAAATAAGCGCGAAGGAGCTTTATTTGCTCCAACCGTTTTAGATCATATTAAAAACAGTCATGAAGTTGTGGCTAAAGAAACTTTTGGTCCTGTGGCTCCAATTATTAGATTCGAAACTTTAGATGAAGCAATTGATATAGCCAACGATACTCCTTACGGATTGTCTGGTGGTGTGGTTAGTAATCACTGGCCATCTATACAACGTGTAATTACAGAGTTAGATACAGGTACTGTAAACGTAAATGAAGCTCCTAGTTATAGGTTGGAATGGACACCTTTTGGAGGTGTTAAAGACTCCGGACTTGGATATAAAGAAGGTGTTATAGAAGCAATGAAAGGCTACACGTATGTAAAAACATACTCTCTACCTTGGGATATTGCTTAA
- a CDS encoding MFS transporter codes for MKEFSKVQNYWRKRIFALTWLAYAGFYFGRKNLSVTWSSMEADLGLNNTDYATIIFIYSLVYTIGQFLNGYLSDTFGPRKIVSIGLFLAAIANFFLGMSFSAGILIFLIAVNGYGQSTGWSGLVKNMTPWYKTNERGIVMSWWSTCYVTGGFLATVFATYVAFDMDFMSEIGWKRGFFFPSIILLILAFLYLLFTRNNPEDVNIPPIIEDKYQFQSEATKKSENIKILKIILKNKALWIYSSCYMILKMTRYAFLFWLPIYLEKSLNYDVNDAGYISSVYELIGFFGVILAGYASDKFFNSKRFSTVTIMMVGLALVCLIHPYMATFGKIGVIISIALIGIATYGPDSLICTAGAMDVGGKKGAGMAAGIINGVGSVGQMFSGFIVVAVNEAYGWNNLFYFFVILALIGGGLSALKWNFKSPETHNL; via the coding sequence ATGAAAGAATTTTCAAAAGTTCAAAATTACTGGAGAAAGCGAATTTTTGCCCTAACATGGCTTGCCTATGCAGGCTTTTATTTTGGACGTAAAAACCTATCGGTTACTTGGAGTTCAATGGAAGCCGATTTAGGCTTAAACAACACAGATTATGCAACCATTATATTTATTTACAGTTTAGTATATACTATAGGCCAATTTTTAAATGGTTATTTATCCGATACTTTTGGCCCACGTAAAATTGTTAGTATAGGTTTATTTCTTGCAGCTATTGCAAACTTTTTTTTAGGAATGTCTTTTTCTGCAGGAATCTTAATTTTTCTAATTGCTGTAAACGGATATGGACAATCGACTGGATGGAGCGGCTTGGTTAAAAATATGACTCCATGGTATAAAACTAACGAAAGAGGTATTGTTATGTCATGGTGGTCTACATGCTATGTAACTGGAGGGTTTTTGGCTACTGTTTTTGCAACTTATGTTGCCTTTGATATGGATTTTATGTCAGAAATAGGATGGAAAAGAGGATTTTTTTTCCCATCTATCATACTTTTAATCTTGGCATTTCTTTATTTACTTTTTACCAGAAATAATCCTGAGGATGTTAATATTCCTCCTATTATAGAAGATAAATATCAATTCCAATCCGAAGCAACCAAAAAATCTGAAAATATTAAAATACTAAAAATCATTTTAAAAAACAAAGCACTTTGGATTTATTCAAGTTGTTATATGATTCTTAAAATGACACGTTATGCCTTTTTATTTTGGCTTCCCATTTATCTCGAAAAATCTTTAAATTACGACGTAAACGATGCAGGGTACATTTCATCTGTTTATGAATTAATTGGCTTTTTCGGAGTTATACTTGCGGGTTATGCTTCAGATAAATTTTTTAATTCGAAACGGTTTAGCACTGTTACCATTATGATGGTTGGTTTAGCGTTGGTTTGCTTAATTCATCCATACATGGCAACATTTGGTAAAATTGGTGTAATTATAAGTATTGCCTTAATTGGTATAGCAACCTATGGTCCAGATTCATTAATTTGCACAGCAGGCGCTATGGATGTTGGTGGTAAAAAAGGTGCAGGAATGGCTGCAGGAATTATTAATGGTGTTGGGTCTGTAGGGCAAATGTTTTCGGGGTTTATTGTGGTTGCCGTTAACGAAGCTTATGGTTGGAATAATTTGTTTTATTTCTTTGTTATTTTAGCTTTAATAGGTGGTGGGTTATCTGCCTTAAAATGGAACTTTAAAAGTCCAGAAACACACAATTTATAA
- a CDS encoding SusC/RagA family TonB-linked outer membrane protein, whose translation MKKNKKIKYQFNDSFGIKVNLTAFVLLGLLTFAQTNLYGLDNLPSLDFEKITTQQKEIKGIVKDTQGNPLLGVNILVKGTSKGTQTDFDGKYTISVNNGDKLVFSYLGMREKTITVTNQTTINVVLEEDTNSLEEIVVTALGIKKEKKRVGYAVQEVKGAAIQKAVTPNIVESLTGKVAGLIVTNNSSDFFSDPKFYLRGSRPLMVVDGVPQTNSDIWNLSSDDVESITVLKSGAASALYGSPGRNGAIQLTLKSGKNAKKGVVISYNSSTLFQGSFIRVPGIQTQYGPGNNGVYRFGGGFAGGDGLTKGGGINDFDYSIWGPKFDGRLIVQYDSPIDPNTGFRKPTPWVSRGPNNLKNFMEVGLVTSHNVTVQANSDVGSFVVSNTFKHSKASTPGQRLDINTTRLRGSLNLSDKFTVDGSIQYNYQFSDNRIRGGYAPQSPIYNLAIWGGAHFDIRNFKQYWEKGKEGIRQNYVEHWRFNNPYALAYAYKRPWTKNDLISYLKFTYKFSDHLSAYVRSTLNAYTQTDNEKISKDIYTYSISDRGGRFRYSNKRFFENNTDFLISYNNDFLNDDLNVSATLGVNQRYFKTHSESGTTGQLIVPEIFTLQNSVDNIQPSSYKEQKGVYSGYYTLDFAYKDKLFVGATGRVDKTSTLPSAGDTFFYPSLYSSLIISEMFDLPEFVNFFKVRAAVSQVGSDQFGGVYGWQNQYGTGRYRNLPTAGYPGLLENPNLKPSYTNTYEYGFETRMFSGRLGIDFSYYRNRYGPQIFTQSFSSASGWSGVRENGRETERRGIDFSITGSPIRSENLNWTTIFNFATYKNYLISLPPLEDGTVPDREGRTYVGEELNHYWYGVWDRSPDGQLIIGANGLPVGRPAIDLGNTLPDFTASINNTIQYKDVSLSFLIDGRFGGVTFDRYNRDLWRSGSHTDAIHPERELSNIAFATGGDARTMQIPGVSVVSGEVTYDAEGAVLTDTRVYEPSTAKVSYPQWASNYKGDWRSNIIEKTFVKLREVTLTYNIPKKTLEKTFLNSASVSLIGRNLFYWTKDDTFNDLDTYTVSGGDTDLQLPSQRSYGFNINLQF comes from the coding sequence ATGAAAAAAAATAAAAAAATTAAGTATCAATTTAATGATTCCTTTGGAATAAAGGTGAATTTGACGGCGTTTGTGCTTTTAGGTCTTTTAACCTTTGCACAAACAAACTTATATGGTTTAGATAATTTACCTTCTTTAGATTTTGAAAAAATAACAACCCAACAAAAAGAAATTAAGGGAATTGTTAAAGATACTCAAGGCAACCCATTACTTGGAGTAAATATACTAGTTAAAGGTACTAGTAAAGGTACACAAACAGATTTTGATGGAAAATATACCATTAGTGTAAATAATGGTGATAAATTGGTGTTTTCTTACCTTGGTATGAGAGAGAAAACAATTACTGTAACAAACCAAACAACAATTAATGTAGTATTAGAGGAAGATACAAATAGTCTAGAAGAGATTGTGGTAACAGCCTTAGGTATTAAAAAAGAGAAAAAACGTGTTGGTTATGCAGTTCAAGAGGTAAAAGGTGCTGCTATACAAAAAGCAGTTACCCCCAACATTGTAGAATCTTTAACAGGAAAAGTTGCAGGGCTTATTGTTACAAATAACTCGAGTGATTTCTTTTCAGACCCAAAATTTTATCTTAGAGGTAGTAGACCTTTAATGGTTGTAGATGGAGTGCCACAAACAAATTCTGATATTTGGAATTTATCGTCCGACGATGTGGAAAGTATTACCGTTTTAAAATCTGGTGCAGCCTCTGCATTGTATGGTTCTCCAGGAAGAAATGGAGCTATTCAATTGACCTTAAAATCTGGAAAAAATGCAAAAAAAGGTGTGGTAATTTCTTATAACTCTTCCACTTTATTTCAAGGGAGCTTTATAAGGGTTCCAGGCATTCAAACTCAATATGGTCCAGGGAATAATGGAGTGTATAGATTTGGTGGTGGTTTTGCAGGTGGTGATGGGCTAACCAAGGGTGGTGGAATAAACGATTTCGATTATTCTATATGGGGCCCTAAATTTGATGGTAGATTAATCGTTCAATACGATTCTCCTATAGACCCTAATACAGGCTTTCGTAAACCAACTCCATGGGTTTCTAGAGGACCTAATAATTTAAAAAACTTTATGGAAGTTGGTTTGGTAACTTCACATAACGTTACTGTACAAGCAAATTCAGATGTTGGTTCGTTTGTAGTTTCCAATACCTTTAAGCACTCAAAAGCATCTACACCAGGACAACGCTTGGATATTAATACAACAAGATTAAGAGGTAGTTTAAATTTATCCGATAAATTTACTGTAGATGGCTCAATTCAATACAACTACCAGTTTTCCGACAATAGAATTAGAGGAGGTTATGCACCTCAATCGCCTATTTATAATTTAGCTATTTGGGGTGGAGCTCATTTCGATATTCGAAACTTTAAACAATATTGGGAAAAAGGAAAAGAGGGAATTCGTCAAAATTATGTAGAACACTGGCGTTTTAACAATCCTTATGCATTGGCTTATGCTTATAAAAGACCTTGGACTAAAAACGATTTAATTTCGTATTTAAAGTTTACCTATAAGTTTAGCGATCATTTAAGTGCTTATGTAAGATCTACATTAAATGCATATACTCAAACAGATAACGAAAAAATTAGTAAAGACATTTACACTTATAGTATTTCTGACAGAGGAGGTCGTTTTAGATATTCAAATAAAAGATTTTTTGAAAATAACACAGACTTTTTAATCTCTTATAACAACGATTTTTTAAATGACGATTTAAATGTATCTGCTACTTTAGGAGTAAATCAACGTTATTTTAAAACCCATTCAGAAAGTGGAACTACTGGTCAATTGATTGTTCCAGAAATTTTTACGTTACAAAATTCAGTAGATAATATACAACCATCTAGTTACAAAGAGCAAAAAGGTGTTTATAGTGGTTACTATACTTTAGATTTTGCATACAAGGACAAACTTTTTGTTGGTGCAACAGGTCGTGTAGATAAAACATCTACTCTCCCTTCTGCTGGTGATACATTTTTCTATCCATCCTTATATTCCAGTCTTATTATAAGTGAGATGTTCGATTTACCAGAGTTTGTAAACTTTTTTAAAGTAAGAGCAGCAGTTTCTCAAGTTGGATCTGATCAATTTGGTGGGGTTTATGGTTGGCAAAACCAATATGGTACAGGTAGGTATAGAAACTTACCAACCGCTGGTTACCCAGGGCTTTTAGAAAACCCCAATTTAAAACCTTCTTATACCAATACTTACGAATATGGTTTCGAAACAAGAATGTTTAGTGGTAGATTGGGTATTGATTTCTCTTACTATAGAAATCGTTATGGACCACAAATTTTTACGCAATCTTTTTCATCTGCATCTGGTTGGAGTGGTGTTAGGGAAAATGGTAGAGAAACAGAAAGAAGAGGTATAGATTTTTCTATAACAGGTTCACCTATTAGATCTGAAAACTTAAATTGGACGACAATTTTTAATTTTGCTACCTATAAAAACTACCTAATTTCTTTACCTCCTTTAGAAGATGGTACAGTGCCAGATAGGGAAGGTAGAACTTATGTAGGTGAAGAACTAAACCATTATTGGTATGGTGTATGGGATAGATCGCCAGATGGACAATTAATTATTGGTGCCAATGGTTTACCAGTAGGAAGACCTGCAATAGATCTTGGTAATACGCTTCCAGATTTTACAGCAAGTATTAACAATACTATACAGTATAAAGATGTATCGCTTAGCTTTTTAATAGATGGTCGTTTTGGTGGTGTAACTTTCGATAGATATAATCGTGATTTATGGAGATCTGGTTCGCATACAGATGCCATACATCCAGAAAGAGAACTTTCTAATATTGCTTTTGCTACTGGTGGCGATGCTAGAACAATGCAAATACCAGGAGTTTCTGTTGTTTCAGGAGAAGTAACCTACGACGCAGAAGGTGCAGTATTAACAGATACTCGTGTTTACGAACCAAGTACAGCTAAAGTATCTTACCCACAATGGGCATCTAATTACAAGGGAGATTGGAGAAGTAATATTATAGAAAAAACTTTTGTTAAATTAAGAGAGGTTACTTTAACTTATAATATTCCTAAGAAAACGTTAGAAAAAACATTTTTAAACTCAGCCTCAGTATCTTTAATAGGTAGAAATTTATTTTACTGGACAAAAGACGATACTTTTAACGATTTAGACACCTATACTGTATCTGGTGGTGATACCGATTTACAACTACCTTCGCAAAGGTCGTATGGATTTAATATTAATTTACAATTTTAA
- a CDS encoding sulfatase family protein yields the protein MKKYLLLIFSFSLLLISCNQKSKEKTSNEENIIQQKPNIIIFYVDDLGYGDLSSYGAVGVSTPNVDKLAKNGIKYTDAHSSAATCTPSRYSLLTGQYAFRNNAHILPGDAPLLIDTKEATLSKMLKKAGYNTAVVGKWHLGLGNGETNWNEEIKPGPLEIGFDYSFLLPATGDRVPTIFVENHRAINLEKNDPIQINYKKSFDGVPTGRTNPELLRYPADNQHSEAIVNGISRIGNQIGGKSALWTDEDFPYIFTEKANQFIEKNKENPFFLFFSFHDIHVPRLPNKQFQGKSTMGLRGDAIVQMDWMTGQIIKKLEELNIDKNTLVIFTSDNGPVLNDGYSDKAEELLGNHKPSGPFRGGKYSAFEAGTRVPMITYWPGTIKPGESKALISQTDYYTSLANIVNYKTTAQEAIDSKNLEKTLLNANTEGRELLLEESFTLSLRKGDYKYIAPLKNRKARKWVYGKKIESGAANEPQLYDLSKDMGEEVNIAKDNKKLVEKMQAKIDSIVAISKK from the coding sequence ATGAAAAAATATTTACTACTTATCTTTAGTTTTTCTCTTTTATTGATTTCTTGCAATCAAAAATCAAAAGAAAAAACTTCAAACGAAGAAAACATAATTCAACAAAAACCAAATATTATCATTTTTTATGTAGATGATTTAGGTTATGGCGATTTGAGTAGTTATGGTGCAGTTGGTGTTTCTACGCCAAATGTAGACAAGTTAGCAAAAAATGGAATTAAATATACAGATGCCCATAGTTCTGCAGCAACCTGTACTCCTTCTCGCTATTCTTTGTTAACTGGGCAGTATGCTTTTAGAAATAATGCACATATTTTACCTGGTGATGCTCCATTATTAATCGACACAAAAGAAGCAACATTATCAAAAATGTTAAAAAAAGCAGGTTACAATACAGCTGTTGTTGGTAAATGGCACTTAGGCCTTGGAAATGGAGAAACGAATTGGAATGAAGAAATAAAACCAGGACCATTAGAAATTGGTTTCGACTACAGCTTTTTATTACCTGCAACTGGAGACAGAGTGCCAACTATTTTCGTGGAAAACCACAGAGCCATTAATTTAGAAAAAAACGACCCCATTCAAATTAATTATAAAAAATCTTTCGATGGCGTTCCAACAGGTAGAACTAACCCAGAATTATTAAGATACCCAGCAGATAACCAACATAGTGAAGCAATTGTAAATGGAATTAGTCGAATTGGAAACCAAATTGGAGGTAAATCTGCATTATGGACAGACGAAGATTTCCCTTATATATTTACAGAAAAAGCGAATCAATTTATAGAAAAAAATAAAGAGAATCCCTTCTTTCTATTTTTCTCTTTTCATGATATTCATGTTCCAAGGTTACCCAATAAACAGTTTCAAGGAAAATCTACAATGGGTTTAAGAGGAGATGCAATTGTGCAAATGGATTGGATGACAGGGCAAATTATAAAAAAATTAGAAGAATTAAATATTGATAAAAATACTCTTGTAATTTTTACTAGTGATAATGGGCCTGTTTTAAATGATGGTTATAGCGATAAAGCTGAAGAGTTATTAGGAAACCATAAACCATCTGGACCTTTTAGAGGTGGTAAATACAGTGCTTTTGAAGCTGGCACAAGAGTTCCAATGATTACTTACTGGCCAGGAACTATTAAGCCAGGAGAAAGCAAAGCTTTAATATCTCAGACAGATTATTATACTTCTTTAGCAAACATTGTAAATTATAAAACAACAGCCCAAGAAGCTATTGACAGTAAAAACTTAGAAAAAACACTATTAAATGCAAATACTGAAGGAAGAGAATTATTATTAGAAGAATCCTTTACATTGTCTTTAAGAAAAGGAGATTATAAATACATTGCTCCTTTAAAAAATAGAAAAGCCAGGAAATGGGTTTATGGTAAAAAAATTGAAAGTGGTGCCGCTAACGAACCTCAATTATACGACTTGTCTAAAGATATGGGTGAAGAAGTAAATATTGCCAAAGACAACAAAAAATTAGTTGAAAAAATGCAAGCTAAAATTGATAGTATTGTTGCTATTTCTAAGAAATAA